The following are encoded in a window of Roseivirga misakiensis genomic DNA:
- a CDS encoding LysR family transcriptional regulator produces MNYTLHQLNVFLTITELGSVTKAAEALHLTQPAVSIQLKNLQDQFEIPLTEVVGRQLYITDFGKEIALASQNIINEVEIINQKLITYQDQIAGKLKVSVVSTGKYIMPYFLTDFLKKNPGVELKMDVTNKASVVRSLEKNEVDFSLVSIPPSTLALEHITLMQNKLFLVGNASSELKVNKPYKSNVLESIDLIFRETGSGTRQTIEKHINQQNLTVKRKMELTSNEAVKQAVVAGLGHSIMPLIGIKNELELGDLKIIPVKGLPIQSQWQLVWLKNKKFSPAAKAYLDYLIEHKDEIITKKFEWYESP; encoded by the coding sequence ATGAACTACACACTTCATCAACTCAATGTATTTCTTACTATTACCGAACTTGGTAGTGTTACGAAAGCAGCCGAAGCGCTACATTTAACCCAACCTGCGGTCTCGATTCAGCTCAAAAACTTACAAGATCAGTTTGAAATACCACTTACGGAAGTCGTTGGACGTCAGCTATATATAACTGATTTTGGTAAAGAAATCGCCCTCGCAAGTCAAAATATAATTAACGAGGTAGAGATCATCAATCAAAAGTTAATCACTTATCAAGACCAGATCGCTGGTAAGCTAAAAGTGTCAGTTGTTTCCACTGGAAAGTATATCATGCCTTACTTTCTTACAGACTTTTTAAAGAAGAATCCTGGGGTAGAATTAAAAATGGATGTCACGAATAAAGCCAGTGTTGTACGCAGTTTAGAAAAAAATGAAGTAGACTTTTCATTGGTGTCCATTCCACCCAGCACGCTAGCCCTAGAACATATCACGCTGATGCAAAATAAGTTATTCCTAGTCGGGAATGCGTCAAGTGAACTGAAGGTCAATAAACCTTACAAATCCAACGTCTTAGAGTCTATCGATTTGATCTTTCGAGAAACTGGTTCGGGTACTCGACAAACGATCGAAAAACATATTAATCAGCAGAATTTGACTGTAAAAAGGAAAATGGAGCTTACTTCTAACGAAGCAGTAAAGCAAGCTGTGGTGGCAGGTCTTGGTCACTCCATAATGCCCCTAATCGGCATTAAAAATGAACTCGAACTAGGAGATCTAAAAATTATACCTGTAAAAGGCTTACCTATACAGTCGCAATGGCAACTCGTTTGGCTTAAAAACAAGAAGTTCTCCCCTGCCGCCAAAGCTTATCTAGACTATTTGATTGAGCATAAAGATGAAATCATCACCAAGAAGTTTGAGTGGTATGAGAGCCCATAA
- a CDS encoding sodium-dependent bicarbonate transport family permease → MNLNLLAENLTNPALLFFILGIVSVQLKSDLEIPKTSSKFISLYLLFAIGFKGGQELAHNTFSSDIIWSIVFGVAIAIIIPCYAFFILKRRLTVENSGAIAAAYGSVSAVTFVTAVAFLEMQGIDFGGHMVAVMAFMEAPAIVIGVVLIRIFSNGSTQNTSMGQLIKHAFTNGSVILILGSLVIGWMASEEQAQGIAPFTTDLFKGFLAIFLLDMGIVSGRKLKAFLEQGWFTTSFAIVIALFNGCVIAVMSGLIVDDIGNRFIFAVLGASASYIAVPAAMKIAVPKANPGIYIPMALAITFPVNITVGLPIYMFLIQIT, encoded by the coding sequence ATGAACTTGAATTTATTAGCAGAAAACCTGACCAATCCGGCACTGCTTTTTTTCATCTTGGGTATTGTTTCTGTCCAGCTGAAAAGCGACTTAGAAATCCCGAAAACATCCTCAAAATTTATCTCGCTTTACCTGTTGTTTGCCATCGGTTTCAAAGGCGGGCAAGAGTTGGCACATAACACATTTTCAAGCGACATTATCTGGAGTATTGTCTTTGGAGTGGCCATCGCGATTATCATTCCATGCTATGCCTTTTTTATCCTAAAACGACGGCTAACTGTAGAGAATTCTGGAGCAATAGCCGCTGCATATGGTTCGGTAAGTGCAGTGACGTTCGTTACAGCTGTTGCGTTTCTCGAAATGCAAGGCATTGATTTTGGAGGCCACATGGTGGCTGTGATGGCGTTTATGGAGGCGCCAGCCATTGTGATAGGTGTAGTTTTGATCAGAATATTCTCCAATGGATCAACACAGAATACTAGTATGGGTCAACTCATAAAACACGCTTTTACTAATGGTAGCGTGATTTTGATTTTAGGAAGTCTAGTCATCGGCTGGATGGCGAGCGAAGAACAAGCACAAGGAATTGCCCCATTTACAACGGATTTATTTAAAGGCTTTTTAGCCATTTTCTTACTAGACATGGGAATTGTAAGCGGTCGAAAGCTGAAGGCCTTTCTCGAACAAGGATGGTTTACTACCTCATTTGCTATAGTCATCGCCCTCTTCAATGGCTGTGTTATTGCCGTTATGAGTGGGCTAATCGTGGATGATATCGGCAATAGGTTCATATTCGCTGTTTTGGGAGCAAGCGCGTCTTATATAGCCGTGCCTGCGGCCATGAAGATTGCGGTACCGAAAGCCAATCCAGGAATTTATATTCCAATGGCCTTGGCCATTACATTCCCAGTCAATATCACGGTAGGTCTACCGATTTATATGTTTTTAATTCAAATCACCTGA
- the metG gene encoding methionine--tRNA ligase, which translates to MSNQNFKRHTVTAALPYANGPIHIGHLAGVYVPADIYTRYLRSKGEDVAFICASDEHGMAITMRARKEGTTPQAIVDKYHGMIKDSMSKLGISFDIYSRTSNEKHHETAQMFFKKLYDEGKFEERVSKQYFDEQEKQFLADRYIMGTCPKCGHPEAYGDQCENCGSSLNPTDLINPKSTLSGNPPVTKETKHWYLPLQNYEGWLKEWLVEGHKSDWKPNVWGQCKSWIDGGLQPRAMTRDLDWGIKVPVEGADGKVLYVWFDAPIGYVSATREWAEEKGKDWEPYWKSKDTKLVHFIGKDNIVFHCIIFPAILKSMGDYVLPDNVPANEFLNLEGDKISTSRSWAVWLHEYLEDLPDKQDVLRYALCSNAPETKDNDFTWKDFQARNNNELVAILGNFVNRAVVLTHKYFDGKVPAKAELFDIDRAVLDSLGKAPEKVGKAISRYRFREALAEMMELARVGNKYLADTEPWKLIKTDQERVGTILNISLQLIANLGIVAEPFIPFSSDKINSLLGLEKLDWQSAGKDDLVAEGDQLEKPTLLFQKLEDSTITAQIEKLEQTKKKNEMENKEIEVTPMKDDIVFDDFMKLDLRVGTILEAKKVEKSNKLLQFLIDTGVDKRTILSGIAKQYDPAEMIGRQVTIIANLAPRKMMGVESQGMILMAEDSEGNLRLIQPNEKVNPGSVIS; encoded by the coding sequence ATGAGTAATCAGAATTTCAAAAGACATACGGTCACCGCCGCTTTGCCTTACGCCAATGGACCTATTCACATCGGTCATTTAGCGGGTGTTTATGTTCCAGCAGATATTTATACGCGTTATCTACGGTCGAAAGGAGAGGATGTAGCATTTATTTGTGCGTCCGACGAGCACGGTATGGCCATTACCATGAGGGCTCGAAAAGAGGGAACCACGCCACAAGCCATAGTTGACAAATACCATGGTATGATCAAGGATTCCATGAGTAAGCTTGGTATTTCTTTTGATATCTATTCTCGTACGTCTAATGAAAAGCATCACGAGACTGCTCAGATGTTTTTTAAGAAGCTTTATGACGAAGGAAAGTTCGAAGAGCGCGTCAGTAAGCAGTACTTCGACGAGCAAGAAAAACAATTCTTGGCCGATCGCTATATCATGGGTACCTGTCCAAAATGCGGTCACCCTGAGGCATATGGCGATCAATGCGAAAACTGCGGATCTTCTTTAAACCCAACCGATTTGATTAACCCGAAGTCGACGTTGAGTGGAAATCCGCCTGTTACAAAAGAAACCAAACATTGGTATTTACCACTACAGAATTATGAAGGTTGGCTGAAAGAATGGCTCGTAGAAGGGCATAAATCTGATTGGAAACCCAATGTTTGGGGGCAGTGTAAATCATGGATAGATGGTGGGTTACAGCCACGTGCCATGACTAGAGATTTAGATTGGGGTATCAAAGTCCCAGTTGAAGGTGCAGATGGGAAAGTGCTTTATGTCTGGTTCGATGCGCCAATTGGTTATGTTTCGGCGACAAGAGAATGGGCCGAGGAGAAAGGAAAAGATTGGGAACCATACTGGAAAAGCAAAGACACCAAATTAGTCCACTTTATCGGTAAGGATAACATCGTTTTTCACTGCATAATCTTCCCTGCGATTCTAAAATCTATGGGCGATTATGTTTTACCAGATAATGTACCAGCCAATGAGTTTTTGAACCTTGAAGGTGATAAAATTTCGACTTCAAGGAGTTGGGCAGTTTGGCTGCACGAGTATTTAGAAGACCTGCCTGATAAACAAGACGTACTTAGATATGCGCTATGCTCAAATGCGCCTGAAACCAAGGATAATGATTTTACTTGGAAGGATTTTCAAGCCAGAAACAACAATGAGCTTGTTGCGATTTTAGGAAATTTCGTCAATCGGGCGGTTGTATTAACACATAAGTACTTTGACGGTAAAGTACCTGCTAAAGCCGAGCTTTTTGATATTGATCGAGCCGTATTGGATAGTCTTGGCAAAGCGCCTGAAAAAGTAGGCAAAGCTATTTCTAGATATAGATTTAGAGAGGCTTTAGCCGAAATGATGGAGTTGGCCCGAGTTGGAAACAAATATTTGGCAGATACGGAGCCTTGGAAACTGATTAAAACAGATCAAGAACGTGTTGGCACCATACTTAATATTTCTTTACAATTGATCGCGAATTTGGGCATAGTGGCAGAGCCATTTATTCCATTTTCTTCAGATAAAATAAACAGCCTGTTAGGACTTGAAAAGCTGGATTGGCAAAGTGCCGGCAAAGATGATTTGGTCGCTGAAGGCGATCAGCTAGAAAAGCCAACACTATTATTCCAAAAATTAGAAGACAGTACTATTACCGCTCAAATTGAGAAGTTAGAGCAGACAAAGAAAAAGAACGAAATGGAGAATAAGGAAATAGAGGTAACTCCTATGAAAGATGATATAGTCTTTGATGATTTCATGAAGTTAGACCTAAGGGTTGGAACGATACTCGAAGCTAAAAAAGTAGAGAAATCGAATAAGCTATTGCAATTTCTGATTGATACAGGTGTGGACAAGCGAACAATACTCAGTGGAATTGCCAAACAATATGATCCCGCAGAAATGATCGGTAGGCAAGTGACTATCATTGCCAACTTAGCGCCAAGAAAAATGATGGGGGTAGAATCTCAAGGAATGATCCTAATGGCAGAAGATTCAGAAGGTAATTTACGTCTTATCCAGCCTAACGAGAAAGTAAATCCTGGTTCGGTTATTAGCTAG
- a CDS encoding universal stress protein, giving the protein MKKFSKWMVGIDVTKNEVNLLRNVSELANQFTPDAIHIVHISKELDIPKEVLVDIPDLMMPDIKQAQASLEEMVAKYFHPEQPVEIHVLSGNQLTELLRFENTHKIDLAILGRRNMNRVGVLSKKMVRKSACNVMLMPDRHIQNIQSILTPIDFSEYSDLALAVVSDFQNVELPPVVHALHVYKDATKYLSQVFETADEIDQILSKRTEIDKKLTAYAKHSLDDYLAKMKKTSVQKHIASVERGKSVGQPIDQHIDKIRPDLLVMGSKGKTMSAAALLGEVSESVLPHNGQHITLILKKNGENKGFLSGILNFSR; this is encoded by the coding sequence ATGAAGAAGTTTTCGAAATGGATGGTTGGAATTGACGTCACTAAAAATGAGGTCAACCTTTTAAGAAATGTATCCGAATTGGCTAATCAGTTCACACCTGATGCCATTCATATAGTACATATTTCTAAAGAGCTAGATATTCCAAAAGAAGTATTAGTGGATATTCCAGATCTAATGATGCCTGACATCAAACAAGCGCAAGCAAGTCTTGAAGAAATGGTGGCTAAATATTTCCACCCAGAGCAACCGGTCGAGATTCATGTCTTATCGGGAAATCAGTTGACGGAGCTCCTTAGGTTTGAGAATACACATAAAATTGATCTAGCCATTCTAGGTAGACGAAATATGAATAGAGTAGGAGTACTCAGCAAAAAAATGGTGAGAAAATCTGCTTGTAATGTGATGTTAATGCCAGATCGGCACATACAAAACATTCAATCAATCCTTACACCGATCGATTTCTCAGAATACTCAGATTTAGCGTTGGCAGTTGTCAGTGATTTTCAGAATGTAGAATTGCCGCCTGTTGTACACGCCCTTCATGTTTACAAAGACGCTACTAAATACCTAAGTCAAGTTTTTGAAACCGCTGATGAAATCGACCAAATCTTATCTAAACGGACTGAGATCGACAAAAAATTAACGGCATACGCAAAGCATTCTTTGGATGATTACCTCGCCAAAATGAAGAAAACTTCTGTTCAAAAGCATATAGCTAGCGTAGAGCGCGGTAAAAGTGTAGGACAACCGATTGATCAGCATATCGATAAGATTCGTCCAGATCTATTGGTCATGGGATCAAAAGGGAAAACAATGTCCGCGGCGGCCTTGCTTGGTGAAGTATCTGAAAGTGTACTCCCTCACAACGGGCAACACATTACCCTGATTTTAAAGAAAAATGGGGAGAATAAAGGCTTTTTGAGCGGTATCCTAAACTTTAGTAGGTAG